A genome region from Cystobacter fuscus DSM 2262 includes the following:
- the tmk gene encoding dTMP kinase: MFIDFEGIDGSGKTTLSNLLAARLSRLGYKVAHAREGGELRSPVARRIRELTRDASLLEMSPRTEFFLNLARDAQQLEEVIAPALARGEVCISDRYLYSQLALTGGGRGLELESLRAPCELASQGLWPDLVILVDVEPELARLRKRLGKSKGERALDNDSRKGLAGAGLAVSMREAFREMARQEPSRWLVIENNDLPLHVLEQRLVDAVVARLEGRDSPSPRPAPAPEPPAPAPVPRSLDEVEEHFFRVMDGLEVREPQLAVWLLGGLPGFSAHQRRLGFVERFPGLTVRSLNGLDDEPAWALRELLAEVVPRDVAASIGTTPSPQARALRERLYEQAPAEVLSGLKRDDSPAAWSLRERALGEGLLADVLCGLAGLDDETAWGVRELGVKRGLYGDVARSLAGLASARADALRESLLGHSRLAVLRSTTGLDTPFARELREALQDKARKVVLRSLTGLDTPEAWALREKGAPLTKEALDSVDGMDDARAWRLREEHVKRWPATVLSSLQGLPLTERAEALILQALEQTGARLPVLHKAYALVAAAHTATPPQERATPRAHDVDHTQPTL; this comes from the coding sequence ATCGACTTCGAAGGCATCGACGGCAGCGGAAAGACGACCCTGTCCAATCTCCTCGCGGCGAGGCTGAGCCGCCTGGGCTACAAGGTGGCGCACGCGCGGGAGGGCGGTGAGTTGCGCTCGCCCGTGGCCCGCCGCATCCGGGAGCTCACGCGCGACGCCTCCCTGCTGGAGATGTCGCCGCGCACCGAGTTCTTCCTCAACCTCGCCCGCGACGCGCAGCAGCTCGAGGAGGTCATCGCCCCGGCGCTCGCGCGCGGCGAGGTGTGCATCAGCGACCGCTACCTCTACTCGCAGCTGGCGCTCACCGGCGGCGGACGTGGCCTCGAACTCGAGTCGCTCCGGGCCCCGTGCGAGCTGGCCTCGCAAGGCCTGTGGCCGGACCTCGTCATCCTCGTGGACGTGGAGCCGGAGCTGGCGAGGCTGCGCAAGCGCCTGGGCAAGAGCAAGGGTGAGCGCGCCCTGGACAACGACAGCCGCAAGGGCCTGGCCGGCGCGGGCCTCGCCGTGAGCATGCGCGAGGCCTTCCGGGAGATGGCGCGCCAGGAGCCCTCGCGCTGGCTCGTCATCGAGAACAACGACCTGCCCCTGCACGTGCTGGAGCAGCGTCTGGTGGACGCGGTGGTGGCGCGCCTGGAGGGCCGGGACAGTCCGTCCCCCCGCCCGGCGCCGGCCCCCGAGCCCCCCGCGCCGGCACCGGTGCCGCGCTCGCTCGACGAGGTGGAGGAGCACTTCTTCCGGGTGATGGATGGGCTGGAGGTGCGCGAGCCGCAGCTCGCGGTGTGGCTGCTGGGAGGCCTGCCCGGCTTCAGCGCGCACCAGCGGCGCCTGGGCTTCGTGGAGCGCTTCCCGGGCCTCACGGTGCGCAGCCTCAACGGCCTGGACGACGAGCCGGCGTGGGCGCTGCGCGAGCTGCTGGCGGAGGTGGTGCCGCGCGACGTGGCCGCGAGCATCGGCACCACCCCATCGCCCCAGGCCAGGGCACTGCGCGAGCGCCTCTATGAGCAGGCGCCCGCGGAAGTGCTCTCCGGCCTCAAGCGCGACGACTCGCCCGCGGCCTGGTCCCTGCGCGAGCGCGCCCTGGGCGAGGGCCTCCTGGCGGACGTGCTGTGCGGCCTGGCCGGGCTGGACGACGAGACGGCCTGGGGAGTGCGGGAGCTGGGCGTGAAGCGGGGCTTGTACGGCGACGTGGCGCGCAGCCTCGCGGGGCTCGCCTCGGCCCGGGCGGACGCCCTGCGCGAGAGCCTGCTCGGCCACAGCCGCCTGGCGGTGCTGCGCAGCACCACGGGCCTGGACACGCCCTTCGCGCGCGAGCTGCGCGAGGCGCTCCAGGACAAGGCCCGCAAGGTCGTGCTGCGCTCGCTCACCGGACTCGACACGCCCGAGGCGTGGGCCCTGCGCGAGAAGGGCGCGCCCCTCACCAAGGAGGCCCTGGACTCGGTGGACGGAATGGACGACGCGCGCGCCTGGCGCTTGCGCGAGGAGCACGTGAAGCGCTGGCCGGCCACGGTGCTCTCCTCGCTGCAGGGCCTGCCCCTGACGGAGCGCGCCGAGGCCCTCATCCTCCAGGCCCTGGAGCAGACCGGGGCCCGGCTGCCGGTGCTGCACAAGGCCTATGCCCTCGTCGCCGCCGCCCACACGGCCACCCCGCCGCAGGAGCGCGCCACACCGCGCGCTCACGACGTCGACCACACGCAGCCCACGCTCTAG